GGGTCCCATTGCGTTGTACCCTCAGACGATTTCAGCTCCTTTCCTCCAATTACAAATAATCTGGCTGGTGCTCTGTAAGTATTCATTACATAGATAGTAATCGCCGGGCATATCATTCTaacattgtaataataataataataataataataataataataataataataataataataataataataataatagtaacaataatatcGGTCGAGACTACAATTAAACTGGCAcaaaagcgtgaggccataaggtcacattcacattactgctgaagaaatcaacaccaagaaactaaagaTATAATTGTCAAGAAAAACTGTTTCCTTGGAAGAAAACATATCACGCAGAAGTATAGAGATCTAAATCTAAGGTATCATAGAAATCTTACAGGATGACCGAAAAGCAAGCGACAACGCATCCATGACACTTAATTGAGATGTGCTTGTTTGTCTGATTTCTGTTAAATCGGGCTGGAAGATTTGCAGGGGTAAGAGTTGGCGGAAGAGAAACTTGACTGGTTGATGATGAAGGCGACTAAGATCTCTAAAAGGATAGCGAGTCTTATAAAACGTCTTCCGCTGGTCTTCGTTGATTCCCGCCGTTTACCGCCATGATTTATGATTTGGCGGCAAACGCTGTTTCCCAGGGCCCCGGACACTATCTGTAAGTGGTCTTACACGAAGTACAATCCCAGTATATCGGTTATAAACAATATTTATAACATATTTAAGACAAGTCCTATTTGTGTGAATGAAGTCAAATATTTGAGGCAAGTTTTGTACGTGTGCCACGAGTTGTATAAATGTTCAAAGAAAGTCTTACGTATTTGCAAGATGTTGTGTTTATTTGAGAACAAGTTGGATATTTCCACATTTAGTTGTATCTATATGAAACAAGTTTTACATATCAAGAAGTCTTATATATATTAAGGAACTATTATATGTATTAAGGAGAAGTCTTACATATATTAAGGAAGTACTATATATCTTAAGGAAGTATTTTTGTCCGTATTGGCGCGTCATACAGGAATATCTGACGCCATTTGGTGGGCCCATGAGAATTCtgtgttcagccttggtattttattataaccgttgacgaCCGAGGAGCTGATAATGGTTCAATTTGCGTCAAACCTGGGAAAATAActacacaggaaggaagcgacccacaatagCAAtgaggttaggctttttaagaatttttttcgtaaaattatcttctcaagtCGTTTAtagggattcccatacaaatacTTACATTTTgtttggctttccctcacactgaccTAGGGGCGCCTGTGGTCTCATCACAACCCAAGCCACCCTCCCCAACCCTAGTCAACAGCATGGAGAGCAAGTGATATTTTTGACTCAGTAACAATGATGTGCTAAATTGGCATTTGCAATAACACTGGATTTCCTAACTTGTACACACGGCAATTGATAATTTAATCGTAAAAGGACACAATAAACATGTTTCATGTCTCTTTTTCCTAATCATCTTTGTACTGAAGATAAACTTCGAAACTCTTCTTTAAAGTTAGCTTTACCTTTCTCTAGGCATCGCATATAGTCTTTCTCTGTACTCTGGGGACTGCGTCTGCTGATATCGgcgaaacaatgaaaacaaaatatgcaACGTGACTGATAGATAGTAGTTTCTGGAGAAACGCAAAAGTCATAAAATGTCAAAGAGGTGAGAGGTGAGAAGGGAATACTCTCAGCACTTCGACAACCTAACTGCTCCAATTTTCATGTCAAGTGGTGATTATTTCAAAtgaacaaataaatatattataaGGACATACAGTATCGATCACTGAAAGCAACTAGGATCCTGTACATATCTCGTTTTAAAACATCCTCAAGTACCCACCTTCTAATACGAAAAATATACCAGAAAAAAGTGACAGCAACGATAACTAGTATAAGGGCCCCACCCCCTGCAGCCGCAGCAACAACTGTTATGGGTAggcttcctgaaaaaaaaagatatcaaaTCTAATTAGGGTAATTATCGATTAAAATTCATGAAATTCGTGTATAAATACAGCATTACAAACCATTTTTCGATGAACCTCTTGGAATACGAAACGTTTTAACACCAGGAGACCCAGTTCCAAACTCATTCACAGCATACAcctgaaaacgaaaacaaataaaacagatATATGAAGTAGGAATGAGAAATAAGTGATGAATTCTGAGACCTCGTACTCTGAGACCTCGTTCTTTGGTGTATTGGCCCTTCTGAGCTCGAGCAAACATTCCACCAAAGCACCATCTTTGACGGGAGCTGGGATAgagtagtggtgatcacactcGCCTACCACCGATGTGGCCCGAGCTCGATTCCGGATTCGTGGCCAAATGTGgcttaagtttgttgttgtttcttcactctgctccgagagatttttctcctcttcttaaaaaccaacattttaaaattccaaTTCAATCGGATGAaggacctccctgaaaaccactttcgaGTGAGTAGTGAGCTTCCTGCGTAGTTATCATTAACTATTATTATGATACATATATCTTACTCTTTCGTAAAGTAACGAGACGTTTCACGATTTAAGTCGATAGCAAGCAACTTTTCAAGATCACTCGAGGTCAATACCTAAATAGCAGGGCCGCATCAATTCAACCAAACACCACCACTTTTAAACAAATTACTCTTCAGATGAGTGAAGGTGTTAGTTTCTAAGGAAAATGTGGTGCTACGTCGGTAATAAAAGAAACCCTGAAAGGTGTTTTATTTGACGACTTGATAAAGGTCTAATACCGTCGGActgctgacgtttcaagcgttagcccttcatcacaGTGAATAAAATAGGCCGATCAACTCTCAAAACCTCAGCCattcacttttttttccatACTTAGTGTTAATTCGACCTTAATCAACTCATTAAACAAAACCAAGTTCTTGTTCTCATCAGACGGTCTGTCCATTTTTATCGATTTGCGAAAATAGGCAGAAATCTAATAAACTGCTCAAATACTCTTACATTACAAGTTTAcctgaaattcaaaggtttttccCGCTACTAGATTTTTAATGCGtgcttcattttcttttgtaGTCAACGTCTTAATGTCAGAGGAATCATCTACGCTGAAGTACTGCACCACATACTTTTGAATTATGccatttttacattttaaagTCCATGACAAGTTTATAGAATCATCTTCAGCGAGATAAACAGTAACATCTTCTGGTGTGCCAGGAACTATTaggaataaagaaaacgttATCATGATCAGTTAGTACCGTAGTTAGTACTGAGCCATTATTACGAAATTAAAAACCTTTTGAAAATTCTGAATTTTGCTCACACCAAAAATTAAAGCACTGTACAAAGAAAGGGAATGAAGAAAGAGTATGGCTAGACATGTTTCCTCAATCTTGTATTTGCTAAACTAACTTACCTGATCCTTCAGTCCTTAGAGTTACCACTGCCAATTGTTTCTTGGTATTAATAGTATCACTTGTTGTTTCAGCTATTTTGCTGACTCTGTTTCCTGCTTTAATGTTACACGTGTAGTTTACAAAGGAAGCCAGATTAGTTGCGGTGAAATTGGTCGTGTTTAGCCCCTGCATTGACAATTGGGCTCCGATGCCGCTGTTGCAAGTTTGGTCGCCGCAGCCGCTGCCAGCGGCATCTTCACAGGTCTTTCGACAATCCACGTCATAAAACACGGTGGATGGCGGATAGCCAGTGGTGGCTGGAGGTAGCCATGTTACGACAGCTGAGGTTTCATTTACGAAAGATACGGACGTATTTCTTGGCTCTGATGGTATCGCTTAtagatgtgaaaaaaaaaagagaataaatAAACACAACTTAATCGTACTGGTTCTAACGCGGAGAAAATTGTTTGATGAACAATTTAGGCTTTATCGGGTGCAATACCGTGTTGGGGAGGCTATTTCTTTAAGGGGCAAACATCTCAGCACAAAAAGAAAGTAATAACAGCTCAAGTAAGTAAGGATTAGGGTCGTGTAGATATTCCTGGATTCAAACTATTAgctgttctttctttttcttttgtttgctggTAATATGGtacattaaacaattttttttcacttaactttttgctttttgttgttcttcaaaattaaattttatcaTTGTTTAAACGTTGACAAGGTTTTACCCTATGTGAACGAAATTACCCAATCCTGAACGCTTTCCCTAGTGTTCGATATTTGTTGCATGATCTTTTTCTTCAGCAACCCTCGGCTTCGGTGCGCGGTTTTGATGGCTGTGAACTTGTCCTCAAACTCCTGGTACAAAGCTGAGGAGAACTCAACTCGTCATAACTAAGGTCAAAACTTGTTGAAGTAAGATCATCTTCCGGGATAAACGGAGTAGTCCTCTGAAGGACTGTTGTTGGTAACATTACCAAGACAGGATGTTTGTAAACAATATAAACAGCTTACCGGTGCAGTTTAAGCCCCTCCCTTCATTAAATGTTCCAGGGCGACAATCTAGCAGATGAAAAAGACGAAAACCATAACATGTCAGACATAGAAGTGGTCGCATGCATTCAATTTCAGTAATTGGTCAGTTTGAACGATGAagacaaccctaaccctaaccctaaaacgtCGTCGTTGTTGTTTACTTTTTCGCTCAGTTTTCTCAGTATTTAAAATACTAAGGAGaatttgtctttttaaaatcaaatgcATAAAATGAAGCAAACCTGCACATTCTCCGCCAATGTTTTCCTTGCCTTTCTTGCAGATACATCTGCCTTCTAGTTTACTGGTATTCCACTCACCATTGCTGTCACACAGGACAATCAAATGACCTGGTAGAGATTGCACAGAGTTTGCAGCGCAACGCCCTTCCACGGTTATTGGCGCTAGTTGGGCAAATGTTCTGGGAAGATATACCAAACTGTCTGCAAGCGCGGCTTTTTCAGTGCAAACCTTATATGAGACCTTGACCGAGTACAATGTTCTACATCCACCTCGATCACGAAATCCAAGGACAATATATTTGCTTGTAACCTGAAGAGGTATTGTTAAAGTGTCtctgttgtcagacagacggcTGATATTAGCAAATTTTCGATATAAACTGTAGTTGCTGATAGGGTTTGGTATGTGACTAGCGTCTAGGCTTGCATTTGATTCCCAAACATAAGCGTAAAATGAATTTCTACAAAAGTTCAACGTCGGACACTGTTGTGACTGATACTCTATGGTGACATCCAGTCTTCCACTTTCTCTTACTGGAATGAGACCGCTTCGTAACCAGTTGTTTGGCTCCTTACTGTTATAAAAATTGCACACCGAGTATCTGTCCATCCGATTTCCACCAGTTGCGACGCTTGGGTGATCCCACTGTATatataaagaaaaacaacaacgaatCATGAATTTCAATGCctttaaatacaaaaattaaaatttgttcTTCAGTTTGCAAGGTCATTGGAACAAATAGTGAAAATGAGCCCTTGATTTACAGGTTCATCGGACATCTGACCTTTCTCGATCCGCATAATTGACAAATATTCCTTTGTATATAAATCATCATTGAGATATTGACAAATGGAAAACGGGACCAGTGATATGCaaaaaggaaatatatataGAAAGGAAAGGGTTGAAGTAACGGAGTACCTTTTCTGGTGCTAATTGCGATTTCAGTCAATATGGATTTCTACCAACATAAAGTTTCCTTTACCCTACCCACCGTCCCCCTAAATAGGACATTTGTTGTCGGACACTTGCCACTTCCTCGTCTCCGGAGCGAAAATTATCTAGCTGAGCTTAGCATCCTCTAACGGTTTCGTACGGTGGAGCTCTGAAAACTAAGTACTCCAATGTTataggcagacaaccctaaaactgtaatttaaaaaaggaaaataattcgCGAtcgatttaattaagcagtaggGGACTTTTCCCTTGTTTACatagtctcatctaaacacgaggggagttgggagaattcgagacagttataaccctaaacacggaaaaagtccattattgcttttataaattatttctcaaaaatgattcgacaaatgaaagaaaatgctggttttttttttactttttgattcaaacagattttcttgatacacgctcatatttcctaccagccaatcaaaacgcgcgtctgacaacacatatccaatcaaaattcgcgtgatgtcacagccgtgtgtactctcatctaaacgtacacagctattgaccaatgagagtgcgggtactatcctaattattttataatatattATTGGACCATAAGAAAGTGGTTGTTGTATGGGAAATTCATGGCATTAATGCAGATGGACTAGTTGCAGTCTTTTGAGAGCAATTATTTTTGTCTGGCCGTTCACCGTAACATTTTGAGAAAGGCGTAAGGGCAGGCGATTTATAGttttattgagaaaataaaaTCGTGCCTTCTTATCAGCAAATGAATCAGAAACTCATTAGAGCCAAACTTAAAGCAAGGAGATTAAATGCATTTCATGAAATCAAAATGAACACAAGCAATGAGAGACCCCCAAATGACGAGTCCCTGACAGGTGCTTGAGAGGGGATGCATAACCATGTTTTGACTTTGTTATACTCTTCTGATTTTGTCCCATGGGGTTTTTTCGCGGTTATTCACTTTCCGCATTTTacgtttctttaaattttacgtATGTTTATATCAACTTTACCTACTGCAATATAGTGATATTGTCAAACCAGTAAATTGCAGGCGGCTGTTCGATAGGCGTTATGCATAAATTCTACAAAGCAAAAACTGATGAAACTCACATTACGAATTTGTAATACTTCAGCGTGAATCGAGTTATCCCATTCTTGCTGAACCCACGGTGGTGCTGCCAAAATATACTCTTGCTCTGATGATGCGCAAGGTGCAAAGATGACGATGGAGATTAAAGCGGTCCAAAAACGACCCATAAGCATTGCGTGACCTACAACATGATCAAATTCAAACGTGTAAACTGAAGTAGCAGCTCttgtaacctgctattgtttggtattgtaagcagcttctactGTTTTTAAATCCAACTCATTTTTTTTGGCTTGGGTATTGAGCCAAttacattatacgttacgagagctgctacatgactTTTCAAATGCTGTTCACGGTATACCGCCTTCGAGAAACGTAACGAGTAATAGTTCGCgacaaagacaagaaaaaacgtatatgCTATTTGAACTCTGATGGGCATGAAAACGGTTGGGAGGGTTAGATATTAAAAGGCCAAACAAAGTTGGCACGGTCTTTTCCAACTTTCATGATCATGCGGGACTTCTCAGCAGGTGAAAACGCGAATTTAAGAAatttcaatgttaaaaaaagtatttttctttttaatttaagTGAATAGATAATGTTGAATTTTGAACCTGAAATCGGTCAAAGTAAAGGCCAGAGAAAGCACTGCGTTTTTTatcttattaattaattaataaacaatcgataatttattttatcaagttATTTATAAAACGAGTTATTTATTTTGTCAATTATCTGCACTGTCAACCAAAAAGGACGGAAATTATCCATAGCATTGTAATCAATGGATATTCTTACACTTGCATGTAAGAAATTatacacatttttttccaaacttaTATTTCTCCTCTAGACCAAATATCATTTGCAAAGACTTCGAGGTGGTCCAATTTTTCAACGACGTCAAACGATTTCCTTGGGATCTGTGTCCTTGTTATAAGGCGCCTTGTCAATTCTCCCAGCAGTCAATAAcgagaaaattaaagaaaggcaAACAGGCAACATATCTACACTGTATTCATGGTGTGTCGAAGCGACATTTGTTTGGTTGACATTAGGCAATTGTATTATTTTAAAGTGTTCTAAAGTGCAAGGGTACTGTTCCACTTGGATGGTCGCACTTAGTTGTCCTGGAGACGCCTAAACTAGTGCTCTCCAATGGGAAGTGGTGGGAAGGGGAGAACTAACAATCAACTGATATAAATAGAATTGCTTGGAGTTTTAAAGACAAGGAAAGAATCATTAGCAAACATTAACATGATCGTATTTAAGTGTGATCGAAGTAGCCTATAATTCATCCGGTATATAATCGAGCAAATACAGAATTGTACCCCACAACAATATCATTCATTACAAACGAGAGGTGTCGCCGACTATGACATCAGACTCCCTCTATTTCTGCGTGATCATATCAATGTCGTTAGCAAAAGCAAAATCACGCAAACATATATCGGCTTTATCTACTTTTATAAACCCCAGTTTCAACAGGGACAACGGGAAATTTTCTTAAGTTTCGTCAAGAAACTTTTTCACTTCAATTTAAGAGTTTAATCTAGATATAACGAAGATAAATATTTAGATGTAAAGAAGAAAGAGTAAAAGCTGGTAGGCTTGGCGTTACAACTGTATGCCTTGATTTCCCGTTGCTTTCTTCCCTTCAGACATCTGCCTCATCAAAATGCCATCACGTGAAATCTATAAGCCAGCCTTATCACCAACACAAGCAAGGATACTTAATCAATGAGCAGTAACATTAAGGAGCAAAGAATACGAGAGAGATACAACAAACAATCTGTTCAACACAGAGTCTCAAGCGAGTATACTAACACATGTTCCGTCTTTCATAAGGTACTATGCTATCCGATCCGAATAAATGTCTAACCCAGCCATACAAATCTCaacacgaagaagaagaagtcagCGAATTCTACGTTTATGTTTATTGTTAATCATTGAGGGTCACACACACAATGAACGCAGTCAAAAATAAGCATTGAAGTCCCGAAACCTAATTCCTATTTTTAAAGTGTAGTTTCCTGGGTCATTGGTCAATTTTGCATCGGTTCTACTTCATCTCGTCATGGCTTTCATTTCGATTGTCATCCACGAATTTACGGCAACCTATTCGTACGCAATTTAGCAACAAAGATCCGTTATGAGAGCAATTGGTCAGGAGTAATTTCTCTGCGAAATTATGAAGTGAAATCAAATAACAGTTTCACAAAAATCAACATCAAAATAAAGATCATTAAATTATGAGGTACTTGATTAGCGTTCACACATGTACATACCAATCGAGAGTTGACGAGAAGTCCGTGAACGTTGAGAAAATTGACTAAACGCAAGGACAGGAAAATGAAACATTCAGTCCACCGTGGTTTAGGAGTATAAATGACACTACCTACCATAGAGGAAGTTGTTACCCAATATGTGTGTCACACAACACGTTCAATTGCCTGCTATGACTCTTCGCTAAGAACTtgtagccttttttttttagaaagaaAAACGTAACTTTTTatacttcagtgaagtttagaaACATACCAAAACGGAATTTATGATATGAAATTTTTCACTAGGCACAAGTAAACCGGTGCGCTTGCATTTTCAATCCATGTTaaaattattcttattattcttcttattattataattattattataattattattattattattattattattattattattattattttgcaattatttaattattgaaGCATAATTTTACTCTCAAGTAAGATTTTATTTCGATAGCTGTAACGTGCATGTGTCTTTCAAATGATAACATTTCCTGTAAATATTGACGACGGATCATGAGAAGTCGTTGTCAGTCAGTAAAGTAAAAGTGGAGTAACAATCATGGCAAAAGATACGCGCGACGAACTCAACATCGATGAATATGGATCATAACTAGGATGTTTTGACTACCAAAATGATTGCGATTTCTTATTGAAATTCCAAAGGTATTTCGGGTAATGTAAACAACCTTTTTAAAATCGGGTGACCCGGCGGCAGTCACGAGACTGAACAGTCCGTCTTCCGCACGGTGATATAAAGTAACACAAATTTAATGGAATATTtgcggtggcccacaactgtcacatCAAAACCAAATGCTCacaacaaattcaaatcactcgcaacaaattcaaatcactcacaacATTttttaggtgtgaatgggttaatttgACTCAGACAAAAACAATGTCTCTATTAATAGTGCAGGTGCGGAAACTTCGCAGGTAGCGGCTTCATGTATGACAAACATTCTTTGACGTCTTGCACCGCTGGCTGGAGGTGACTGAAGACGCCTAGCGTGGTCGATCATTGGGGAAAATATGCTCATGCATACAGACCCCTAAGTCAAAGGCAGTTTTTCAGTCAGTTTGccactttgaggacgagatgACACGTGACAGTTCTCCGAGAGTTTTACTGGTCTGGCATGTAGACTGGGTACAAGTAAtttcaagtgtcggccattgcttctagAATCGATTCTAGAGTGTTGTCCCCGTTGTGTATTTAAATCTGCGGTccttttccctgttttgggaaaactTTGATGAGCTTTCCGTCAAAAATTAGTTGTAATTgttcaaggtaagttatttctgtttcaaaattactctgtcgtgctgtttctgattggttttctttctttcattcatttcgAGAATTAACTACTttcctgccttgtttgttctttgttatttcatccaggtgacgtcaCTGAGTGAAGTTTCCTCGGCGatatcgatacgggagttgtttactcacgcaagccaacatatctagactcggcttgtgtttagtgcgaactgcactgaagctaagaGCTTTCGCAATCCCACATTCATTGGTTTGAAATCCGGTGCGGGTTGCACCACATATCTCACGAGTATTTCACAAGCCCTCACAAGCCAGTGGTATGAACTATCGGTGTGGGTTACACctcaaactgaaagagttattttgctcaaaaaaaTACTTGCATTGAATAAGAGTCTTGCTAGTAGTAGGtactagccgccagcatgggaacaacgatcgaacaataccggtcaaggatcggctgttacaacaattttgtgaaagccaaggatgcattttcacgTATGCGGAGGCGATTTTtgcttaaatgtgttttacttgccaacaagttgttggacattacatgtcgtgtaatgaggtgatgttttggtttacacAAATGATGTGCCACAATGTTTACAATGTCGTGAGACAGGGAAGTGTTCGACTACTTACTTAAGAGGTGGAGATATTATGAGAAATTAATCAATTCTTAGTACCATTGAAGAACAGAGAGAACAAGAGGGTTTCTTCTCGCCGCCTAACGGAGAGAGCAATGCGGTTTGTCATGTCACCGATCGAACCGTTTCTACCTGTAACTCGTAAAAAGGACTAATAGCAGAGTTCCGCGCGCCGAAGGCGTACGCGCgtagcaccatagttaagaaaatacggttaacccattgatgtgagaaattttggttttagctatgacgtcatcgactGTCCGTCCGTACCTACGTCCACTCCTCCATGTAtgacaatgtgaccagtatcatgtaaccatatcgcgggctcaggTTTGGAATTTGGAAGCAAGTAACTGtagacaatcttcctgtcggtgtacgttggatcagtggcttgatctgatcggcttAATTACAAgctgagaaactaaatattttgagcaagagccgatacaacgtagatttgattttagtggtgtgaTGTATTTCGGCTGGctaaaccagccttcttcaggtacaatgagagtttacattggcttgcttctatgtacatatatatatatgtagtaAGTGGATGTttacgtaatactggaaaaaatgtggtaAAACATGGGAGTTAAACAAAATGAATTCAAacactaagagtaacggaaaaataacggaagtgactctaaataataaactgaaatctaatacgtttcttcgcggatattaagaccgttgggatcaattgtcctgccttttgaaattaaaaagcttccctggccttacggatcgagtctctgtttgaaaattctttttttgataggaattaattgcatgtccttagagatgttgtgaggagaggagaggaaatgttctgcgactgtagacagtttggatttggtgtttcatgtagcgttatctaaagtgcggcggtgttcattaaaacggtcttttaacttcgtttagtttctcctatgtactgtaaaTGGCATTTGTTACATtaaatcatgtagataaggtttttagtttctcAAGTTATGTGGGAATTAATGGAGCGTGTTTTGCCGGTAGAGAACAATTTgaagttggttagtccatggaaaatgtaaggacaggtaacgcagtttttgccacagtgAAAAGAACCAGAAGGAAGTGCGGAATTGGAATGAATGACattaggggacagtttagctgttaccagcaggtctcgaaggttaggggagcgcctgaaagccacaacaggtagatgtaggaaagcatttttgcagcgatCCGAGGAAAGAAGAAGTTTGTAATGTTTTTGGAAgaaagtgatggattataggtcgttatgaaaggtatgcgctcgggtttgtttatctgtttaggttgtagggtatgtatgAGGGGAATTTCTGCGgcgcgttgtatttgtttagtaacaaagtcgcgtttgtaacctcgtttcagaacGTATGTCGTTAGTTCAGTGATAAGCTCGAACCCGcgattttcggcaaaatctccAACAGCGATTGAGTTAAAACAATTGTTTGTCTAGTTTTTCACGCGGTTTTGTGGCCGGCTGTGGTTGCTTATTATAGAACTGAATTCATCCTTTTTGTGGAGACTGTTTCGATTTGTAGGCTTTttatgtgaaatggatgtcgAGTCTCGAGAcgctttgtttgactgtaaaaTTGCAGACGAGTAAGCGAATTACTACGCTTTTGGCTTGTTCTAAACTGAacagagagggtgtaaagattatcagtcaaaaccgaaaatgttttgaaagagattacagtgcatgtaatttcagttttagttgttgattaaagctgttggttattgtttgcaaagCTAGTTTGATTACTGCTGTCATCTCAGAGGTGTCATGATCACTGTAACTGATTgtatcatagttaatagagagctatagaggggaatggtttggaagctcggcaaacatcaaaggagcaaacaaagatgccaagatttaggttgaaAAGTCCaggaccgtgcacaatcttttgttttgcgctcatacactatgcattaattacgtaaccaacacgtttctattggttagttacTCAGTGCgcagtaaacaactattgtattttgtgcacggtcaaggccaaaaaggagaacaaaaacctacaacaaagaaatttgtcgggtttcacaactattcccctctattaaccaTGATTGTATACACTAAGTGAACAACTGGTACTCTAACAATGAGTGATCGATTTCTCAGactatttttgtttgtttgtttgttatttattaatttattaattaattaatttatttatttatttatttaagcaggttgaaggtttggcagctattcagctgatgcgGACCTGCTATTCCCACCAACCCCCAtctacacacagaggacagccacaacaccgggaacttcctcccctactcttctcgaatagtgtgtgggttctttaacgtcccacagggaac
Above is a window of Montipora capricornis isolate CH-2021 chromosome 6, ASM3666992v2, whole genome shotgun sequence DNA encoding:
- the LOC138051117 gene encoding ephrin type-A receptor 3-like isoform X3; amino-acid sequence: MFHFPVLAFSQFSQRSRTSRQLSIGHAMLMGRFWTALISIVIFAPCASSEQEYILAAPPWVQQEWDNSIHAEVLQIRNWDHPSVATGGNRMDRYSVCNFYNSKEPNNWLRSGLIPVRESGRLDVTIEYQSQQCPTLNFCRNSFYAYVWESNASLDASHIPNPISNYSLYRKFANISRLSDNRDTLTIPLQVTSKYIVLGFRDRGGCRTLYSVKVSYKVCTEKAALADSLVYLPRTFAQLAPITVEGRCAANSVQSLPGHLIVLCDSNGEWNTSKLEGRCICKKGKENIGGECADCRPGTFNEGRGLNCTAIPSEPRNTSVSFVNETSAVVTWLPPATTGYPPSTVFYDVDCRKTCEDAAGSGCGDQTCNSGIGAQLSMQGLNTTNFTATNLASFVNYTCNIKAGNRVSKIAETTSDTINTKKQLAVVTLRTEGSVPGTPEDVTVYLAEDDSINLSWTLKCKNGIIQKYVVQYFSVDDSSDIKTLTTKENEARIKNLVAGKTFEFQVYAVNEFGTGSPGVKTFRIPRGSSKNGSLPITVVAAAAGGGALILVIVAVTFFWYIFRIRRRSPQSTEKDYMRCLEKGVRDNVSMDQRRYIDPGNYLDLMELLATFTTEIERNKIKLDKMIGQGEFADVYKGILQTPKGKQAIAVKVLRPGSNEKNQKDFLSEASIMGQFNHPNVIQLTGVVTQSKPMMIVTEFLANGSLDYFLKSRKGELSTTQLLGIAKDVACGMVYLSEMNFIHRDLAARNILVGDNMSCKVSDFGLSRELADDNPESEYETQGGKIPVRWTAPEALQHRTFSSASDVWSYGILLWEIMSFADRPYWEWNNYDVINRVKTGYRLPPPMSCPKVVHDLMLNCWDSDKNKRLKFSDIVTRIDELLGSPDAFSSDLLPASEITKAESQKEFQSVDEWLQYISMEKYVDVFVAANINSLDKVTGLRDRELKKMGIQLIGHRNKISKSIKAMKGHSVNQGLDANEAPI
- the LOC138051117 gene encoding ephrin type-A receptor 3-like isoform X2: MFHFPVLAFSQFSQRSRTSRQLSIGHAMLMGRFWTALISIVIFAPCASSEQEYILAAPPWVQQEWDNSIHAEVLQIRNWDHPSVATGGNRMDRYSVCNFYNSKEPNNWLRSGLIPVRESGRLDVTIEYQSQQCPTLNFCRNSFYAYVWESNASLDASHIPNPISNYSLYRKFANISRLSDNRDTLTIPLQVTSKYIVLGFRDRGGCRTLYSVKVSYKVCTEKAALADSLVYLPRTFAQLAPITVEGRCAANSVQSLPGHLIVLCDSNGEWNTSKLEGRCICKKGKENIGGECADCRPGTFNEGRGLNCTAIPSEPRNTSVSFVNETSAVVTWLPPATTGYPPSTVFYDVDCRKTCEDAAGSGCGDQTCNSGIGAQLSMQGLNTTNFTATNLASFVNYTCNIKAGNRVSKIAETTSDTINTKKQLAVVTLRTEGSVPGTPEDVTVYLAEDDSINLSWTLKCKNGIIQKYVVQYFSVDDSSDIKTLTTKENEARIKNLVAGKTFEFQVYAVNEFGTGSPGVKTFRIPRGSSKNGSLPITVVAAAAGGGALILVIVAVTFFWYIFRIRRRSPQSTEKDYMRCLEKGVRDNVSMDQRRYIDPGNYLDLMELLATFTTEIERNKIKLDKMIGQGEFADVYKGILQTPKGKQAIAVKVLRPGSNEKNQKDFLSEASIMGQFNHPNVIQLTGVVTQSRPMMIVTEFLANGSLDYFLKSRKGELSTTQLLGIAKDVACGMVYLSEMNFIHRDLAARNILVGDNMSCKVSDFGLSRELADDNPESEYETQGGKIPVRWTAPEALQHRTFSSASDVWSYGILLWEIMSFADRPYWEWNNYDVINRVKTGYRLPPPMSCPKVVHDLMLNCWDSDKNKRLKFSDIVTRIDELLGSPDAFSSDLLPASEITKAESQKEFQSVDEWLQYISMEKYVDVFVAANINSLDKVTGLRDRELKKMGIQLIGHRNKISKSIKAMKGHSVNQGLDANEAPI